The window GGCAACAGAGTGGAAAAGTtcggagaaaaacagaagaaaccaaAAGCGAGAAAACACCCAATTGTCATGTTGCCATCACTGTCTGTTTTGACCCCTAGAAGAGAAATACCAGTAAGAAATAACACGCACGCACCATAACTGTAGCCTCATCCGTTTTTCCAACGGTTATGACGGGCGCATTGCTGACAACAAGGGTCAGGACTTAAAGCTGGCTACTTTTAGCACAATTTAGctaatacaagagaaaaaaagataattccttAATTGTAGATTACTCCCCCACCGTCCAAAAAACAGTGAGGTGAAAAGAGGAATGTAGAATGgcaatttttaagagatttttttctttaaatcaatttATGTTAGACCCATGATTATCATCCCAGTTTATCCCCTTTAACCGTAAGGACAGAATTATGTGATTAACGGGACAAATTTTTGAGCCAGTATTACAAGCTTGTCCTggtaattttttcccctattaaaatcttttaaaagtgaaaattagaTAAGCTATCCTGGCTTGAAGGCTGCCAGCCCTTGCATTATTTACACAAAGAAGCAAGAAGAATCTGAAGTGTCCCACGCCAAAAACATATGTTCAGAAAATGCAGACAGGCAAGGCCCGAGTGTGCGCGAGGCACACGACAGAAAGGAATTTCACCGTCTGTGATCTGGAGATTACAAAtggagaatgagaaagaatgagTTTATATAAGCATAtgtttctctatatatttataaatatttatatcatttacCATGAAGACATGCAAGTAGTGTTACAGCAACTATTATACAATATAATACAGAAGGACTGGTCTTCCAATATTACAGTTGCTTTAGTTAAACAGCAGATATGTCTTATCTATTGCATTCCTCTGTAGTGCTTGAAACCGGAGAGAAATTAAGATTCCACACTATGCTACATTTCTTACGGGAGATTGTATAGGACTCGATAGTGTTTGGAGTttcggtttgtttgttttaaaaacagctcgacacagatacagagaaggagagaagttcAGCGCAGCTTCAGGGCGGCTCTGATGCAGCATTAGAACGTATTCACTTGGTgaggaaatatatttcttttttttttctgttttccaattCAACCACATAGGTTTGGCAGCAAACACAAGGTCAAAGAGAAAAGCACAGATGTTTGCTAGAAGGCAAATTTCAACAGCAAGCAGACCAGTTTACCTGACCTCAATAAGGTCTTTACAACACAAAACGCCCACAGAGTAGAAAAGAGCCCATTTGAAAAATCTAGCATAATTTACTTTTGCCTGATTCCTGTtagcagaagaatgaaatcagaGCAACTATGCTCCTCCTTGCAGCTTTATAAATTGAGGTTACAAGGAAATCAGGTCCAAAAGCCCAAATATTCAAACTAAAGCACAGGAGAAGCAggtaataaaacattaaaagataaatattgagCCTAAATTTATTTCCCCAGATACTTGTTCCTTATTGgctaaatgtataaaatacaaagTTTGAGGATTATAAGCCTCAACAACgtacctaatttctttttctttctaaatctcTGAGAGCATAAAGTCACATTCCACAGCATTGTACTTCCCTGGTATCATCTTGGAGGTTGATATTGGAAACAGTCAGTATCCAGAAGACCTAAGAAAGCAAGGTCTAGTCTGGTCGGTCTTCCTTCCACCAGGAGGaaacagaggggaagagggttcTTTTGTCTGGAAGGGCACTCACCCCACTCCGGCCCTCTGCGCTAGCGCCCGCAGACTTCTCCTTCCTTGACCTAAGTTTCAGTAGTtctttttcacaataaaaatatactgaGCTAAGAACTGTTAACTGTTACTTTTTTCTGTGCCACAGAAAAATATTAggggactaaaaaaaaaaaaacaacacacaactGGATTTGAAATTCTCAGCATGTGCTGCTAACAAGGATATTAGCATGTATTGTTAAAATAAGAGAAGGGAGGTTGCATTCGGGGAGATACACTAACTTTAAAAACTGGGAAATCCGGGGACGGCAGGTAGTAGGAGTGAGGCGAAGTAAAGGTGCGAACTCTCAGCACACTAGTAAACACGAGCTCGTGTATGTGAGCCTGGCTCCCCAGCAAGACTGTACGTATCCTCATATCGGAGCAATTCTGACTCCAAGGTTGGGAAgttttgaatgaaaatattaaaacaagaaGTTTCACTTTTGCTATATAATCTTTGAGCaatgccttaaaaaaaaccaGGCCAAACCCCTTAAAATTCCACTCCATTTCCTACCTTCAACTCTTTTGTTTCAATGGCAGCTGAAAAATGAGAGTTCATTTAATGTCCCCGGGGATTTTGCTGGCTTGCCCCTGCCTGTGCAAAGGCATTGATTCCTGACTGCTTGCTGCCTGCCTTAGGTAATTCCTTATCATGTATTTATGTCTTCTTACAAATAATTTATCATGTTACTTTCTTTTGCAAGAGAAGATCAACACTGATTTTTACACAGACAGTACAGGGACACACATGCATCAGGGTTAGGAGGGAGATCTCACACCTCTCACACAGAGGCAGCCCGGCTCCTATCTGCTGAGTTTAGTGGCTGACTTACTCTTCCCTGGGGGGGCTTTAGTGCTGGCCGAGTGGTGGTGGAGGCTGCTGGATCCTTTCAGGCCATTCTTGCTGGGTTTGCAATGCTCCTGTTGGCAGGACCTCCTGGAGGAGGAAGATCCTGAGTGGCTGGGAGGTGACTTGCTTCTCCCCAGATGCGGGGATGAACTCCTCTGGTCATGGTGCAGCCGTCCACCCCTGGACGGTGAGGAGCTGGACGTGCGAGGCAAGGAAGAGCTTCGAGGAGAGGCACTGGGGCTCCTGCGGGGGACAACTGGACTCTTGGGTGGTGTTTTTGGATTGTGAGGGGATCCTGGACTCTTGCACTGAGCAGTGCTCCGGGGCTTCTGAGATCCGTTTTGAAGAATTTGGGCCAGGCGGGAGAAAAGGTCTGAGTCGGAATTGCTACTCCCTAGGACTTTGTATCTGCGGAGCcttaaaagaacagagaagaattcttttcatttaattcaagTGTGTTCAGAAAGCCACAGTGTCCTAATGATAGTGTATATAATGTGAGTCAAGTCAGCAAACACTGGAAACAGAGTTACTCGTTCACATTCCAGTTGTATGAgcctggacaagttacttaacttctcctTTTTAAGTGAAGTACAGTGGACATACAATGCTAtcttaatttcaggtatacagcacAGTGATTCCAAAATTCTACACATTACACAGTGTTCACCATGTTAAGTTTTGTTACTATCTGTCACCgtcaaagttattacaatatcattgactatattctcttcGCTGTAATTTCCAGCCCCATGACGGACTTATTCTAGAACTTAAAGTTCATACCTCTTACTCCCCACCCTTCACCTGTTTCGCTCAtccttcccaccccactcccctctggcaaccactggtttgttctctgtatatatgagtctgtttctatttgctggcttgttttgtgttttcagatttcacatataagtatgaaaataccaaatgatttcacttgcacgtatttggtatttgtctttctctaatttcacctagtataataccctctaagtctatccatgttgtaaatggcaagatttcattcttttttatggctgagcaatatccTATTATATGTACACCCCCCCggctttacccattcatccaccaaTGGACACTGACGTTGCTTTCAcatcctggctattgtaaataatgctgctataaccataggggtgcatatatcttttcgaattcgtgttttgctttctttgggtaaatacccagcagtgaaattactggattgtatggtagttctacttttcattttttgaggggaTTCCACAGTGTTTTCCGTCGTTGCTGCATCAGTCACACCCTCACCAGCAGTACACGTGACCTCTCCTAGCGTTTAATGGGAATGCTGTCTACCTCCCAGGATTACTAGCAGCCAAGAACAGTGGCCCAAGTAAAGTATTTAGCCGGCTGGCTGCCATTCAGAAGGACTTAAATGTTGTTAGTCTTTTTCCTCCTATGGCacgttttttcttctttttcctctttttttaaaagcttttatttatttatttacgtaatctgtatacccaacatggggctcgaactcacgaccccaagatgaagagtcgcacacttccgactgagccagccaggcaccctggcatGTTTGTTCTTCTAATTTTAGGATCAACTTAATGAGACGTCTCTAGCATGTCAGTAAATGAGAAAGAGAgtaaaccatttgttgaaggctCCCATGACAGAAATTTGGCACGTGCGTATGCAAACATTAGGCCCCACAACACGAAGTGTACTCACAACAGCAGGAACTACAGATCAAAGTATATTTCAACCTCACTGAACACTTTGCAAAAGGAAAGCGTAGTCACTggtttctctgggcctcagtttctgtcCCTGACAATAGTCTGAGATTCAAGAGAGCTGGGTTTGGAGACTGACGCATCTCACTGGCAACTGAGCTTGGGCCTTAGAATTCTAAACCTAGAGAATATTCATATATCAGTGTCTCCTCTGACCTAAATGTCTTTCTGTCTTGGCCTAAAATCCATTCAGTTAAAGAATTTAAATCTCaaactgctggggcgcctgggtggctcagttggttaagcatctgccttcagctcaggtcatgatcctggagacctgggatcgagccccgtgtcgggctctgtgctcagtgggggagcctgcttctcaatctccctctgccgctccccactcatgctcactcgctctctctcaaataaatgaaaaaaccccaaaacctcaaACTGCTGCCATGCCACTCCTTATAGAAGCAAGTGGAAGAAGAACTTCCGAGGCTGTATTAGGACCTCAGGATGCAGGGGCATAAAcagccatcatcaccatcacggGTCAGCAACAagctactgatttttttctctgaattttctctcctcctcctttcccaccaTCTACTTATTCTGACACGATGAAGCTCATTCCGGTTAAGCCTACCATGGATGTTACAGTAAAATGTGAAGAATGCAATGTGCTAATCCTCCTGTGCCAGGACCTACGTGGGAAAGTTGAGTGACCCCTGAGTTCCCAGATGAGGTCCAGGCTGGTCAGTTCTGTAACATCTGACACAATGCCACATGCTTGGTTACCAAGTGCTACGTTTAAGGGACACGTAAAGCGCGAAGTAATAAATGATAATCAGGATTTGTTCGCTGTAGCCCAAAGCAGCCCAAGCCACAGATGACACCATCTGTTAAGTGCAGACgacaagcagaaggaagaggggaagtgTGGCGTTCATGGAATCACCTTTCTAAAATGTCTCAAATGACTGCTGTTTACTCATCACCCTTCTTCTGTGGAAGTCTAGTCCCACTGGCACTTCAAATCCAATGTTTAGTTACCCTTGAACCTGAAACCCTATGCAACTTACCTTAGCTAAGGGGAGCAAGTTCTGCTGGGTAATGAGAGAGATAGAATCTCACTTTAATACACTTCAGAATCCATAACAATAATCCATATTGTTGTACTATCTAGAACAGGCTATAGTCTTCAAGTATTCTGATTTCCACCTGGTTTTTGTTCAAAGgccttcctttttctcattcttctccaAGGGTTGAGACCATTCTAGTCTGTGGAATGAGTAATGGCTCTCCAAGGAAAGCACTCTTAACTGGTTTATGTTTCCCCTCTTCTCTAAAATGTAACCACCCTATGGTCAACTATACGTAAGAATACTTCAGTAAACAAGTATACCATATAGTAAATACTGAAGTAATACTTTTATTATGTAGGGCTGTGTGTATCATCAGACCTAGGGAAACTGCCTACAGGGTTTTTGTGTTTAATTCGTTATAATCAGATAAACAGCACTGTGACCAGGACCCATTCATCAAATTACAGACACAGTCTTTTTCACTACAATTGGACATCATAATGCCATCTCTTATAATGGGATTCTGActagaaaaaactggaaaattattGAGTACCTAGTGAAAATGCACTAGAAGAGTCCATCGTAGTGCATGCTGATCAAGCCCCGCACAAAGCTCTGCATGTATGCGACCGTATTTGACCCTCCCCAGACCACGAGGCGTCCGTAAGATCTGTTTTATGGATGCGGAAACCAAGGGTCATACTGCTAGGAAGTGGGAGAGCTAAGAATTAACTTGGATCAGTATGACCCCTTCTTCTACACTGGGCTATAAGGCTTGGGAAAggtagggaaggaaacagataatcAGAAGCAGGCAACAGAGAAATGAAACCACTGATCATAATCAAACATAAtcaaacagacacagaaagaaaactacacaCCTAACGCAGTAAGAACACAGAGCCTTACCTGGCTTCCACCCCAGGCCTCGTGGGCGGCTTTCCCGGTGGTGGCCGAGGCAAGAACTGGGCTGACGTTGCGCTACTGACTTGGTCTGTGTTGACCCATGAAACTGGCCTTGGGATTTTGCTCTTTCTGGACTGAGAGATGATGGGTGACAGAAAGCTGTCTTCGGCTGATCTGCTCAGGTGTGAGTCTACAGCCAGTCTTGAGAACGGAGCAAAGACTTCCTCCTCAGAAAAGGGAGCAGGAACTGTGGCTAGTCTCTCCTCCAGCAATTTATCAGAGGCACTTGAGAGGTCCCCAAGGAAAGACTTGAGTTGCCTTTTTTCCACCAGAAGCCTGACGAGGTCTGGCTGATAAGCTTTCTTTTGGAGGAGCTTTTCTTTTGCGGAGACTGGAGAGGATGATTCAAAAGTAGAGTCTATCTCTTGTGCTAGAACAGGGATTCGGCTGTGTCTAGTTACAAACGATGACCTAACCACGTCCTTCCGGGATGGCGGACAATGGTCACTCTCTGAAACACAATGAAATAATTCTCCATTTCTAGGggccattttctctctcttacccTCTTGGTGCAAAAAAGTAGACAGGTCTCCCTGCTGACCTGGCAAGTCTTCACTTCTGATGTCGTCATCCTTAGATAGCTTACTTTTTTGCATTGCTGCCACCTGACTTATCTGTCCTTCAACATGTGGGTCAATGACTCGTGAAGAAACTGCCAGAAGCTTCCCTATCTCATGAGTTTTGTCTTGATTTGGCACTACACTAAAAGTCTGTGTCTTCGTCACATCAAGAGGTTCAGCAGTAGCGGAGTGACCCCTCTCCACAGTTACCAAGTCTCCTGGAAGGGAGGCGATCTCGATATAATGCTGCCCTTTACTTAACTTCTCATCTTCATTATCGGACCCTAGAAGATTGCTTTTCTCTTCGGTTTCCCTAGGGAGACTCTCAAATTCTCTCTCAGCCAGTCTGTTATGGTCAGGAAGGTCTTTTGGTCCCAGGTCTTGAGATTTGTCCCACTCTCTAATGTTGGGTAACAAGTCATGACCAATATGACCTATCTGAAGCCCCAGGTCTGTTCTGCTTCCTCCACTAGGAGGTTCGCCCTCTGTCACAACGAGGCCAGAGAAGTTCTCCCTTGGAGAGTAAAGTTCCACAGTGGGTTCCACAGGCTGAAGGTCTTTCTTCTCTGGCTGTTGACCATAGTGAAAGCTTCCCGAAGTTGACTGTGTGGATGCCACAGAGGGTCTAGGAATTGTAATCTGGAGAGacaggaggaaaaaatattatgTAGAATGTGGAATATAAAGAAGAGGCATGATTCGAAATTTCACACTTCCAATTCTAATTTATAAGAGGAACACAGATGTTGACCAGGTTTGCCCAActcatatttaaaatgaacaactcTGAATCAATGTGCATGACACTCAAGCCCTCCTACCCAGGAGCTGTACAAAACAGTCTCCCTCTAGGCTCATCCCTGCCTTTTCTTTagcctgctctgtgccctggaaGACTGACTTCTACAGACTGCATGGCCCAGGCTCCCTTGCCTTCTGATTTCTGGTTGGGTTTGCTCAAGGGGCAGCACCAACAGAGCAGCAGACTTGGAGGAGAGAAAGGTCTGggtactattaatattttaaaaaagattttatttattatgagagagacagagagggagagaggaggaggagcagcgggagaaggacaagcagactctgtgctgagtggggagcctgacatggggctcaatctcaggaccctgagatcatgacctgagccaaaatcaagagtcagatgctcaaccgactgcaccacccaggcgctccaaggtCTGGGTGTTAATTCTCTCTGCTTGCTGCCCAAGGGACGGAAGCTTGGGTGGTGGCTACATTCTACCACTTTCGGCCACAGCCACTATCACATGGCCCTTCTCCCAGCTTttgctccttcttcctcctcttagaGGACTCAAGATAGAAATGGCTCCCTCCACTGATGGTCCTGTTAGTTCTCTTAACTCTTCCCACACATCTGTAAAAAGCTCTTTTCGGTACATTCTCTCCAAGTCCCCTCGAGCGTGCCAGCGATTTTCTGCCAGAATGCAGACACAGGATTATAGGGAAAAATTACTGGTAAActattgtacatttaaaaactcCAGATTTACATGCATTTTGTTTCCCCTAACTCCTGTCAGTCAAACAATGTTAGGAATATTTTATCTTCCTATAAGCAAAGACTTACAAAGATGTTTCCTAATGTttcattatctttaattttttaaggtcaAGCCTATGATAAATTCTTCTACCATCCTTCCACTGAGGTCATTTCAATTCTATGTGAATGAGATTCAATGTCTAAGAAGAATGTCCTATCTTAAGACTCCTGAAGTTTCTACATTTTCACGCGTGTTGAAAGTAACATGTGAGAAAACAAAAGCGACATGTAAGGAGGCAGCGAATGTCAACCATACAAACCGGTATGGAAAAAAAGCCtttctgagaaatgaaagaagtcaaattACTTAATGAAGCCAATTTAGTTCTAGGAAAACTATGGAAATTGGTCTGAATTCAAAGCAAAATGAATTTGGAACTGTCATGGGAGATTGTGCTTAGACCCCATCTTAGTCCCTAGACATCGGCGTTGTTCCAGAGGCAGAGAAACTGTCTGgcgctgtctctctgtgtgtcaggaATACAAAGAGGTTTAAGAATGCGTAAAGCCTGTCCTGAGCCCAGCCCAGGGAAAATACCCAACCAGTGTCCTGAACAGCTCCTGAACAGAACTAGTACCCTGAGGGCCCGGCAGATTAACTGAATGAAGACAGGCTGTTTGGGTCCAGATGTGGACTCTCACAATGAGCCCAGACCTATAATGACCTCCGGGAAAAGGGAGGAAGTTCCGGCGGCACTGCTCCCTTCGGGAAGTCACCTCACACTTGCATCTCCTTCAccattctaaaatatattcagGCAGATGGCAATTTTCTAGTATACTTTAGAAATCATATTGAAACCTAAAATGTATAGTTACTTACTattcaaaatgcaatttttaagaCCTGAGAGTGATGGTGATAAGAAAGTCAAGTAAGAAGTTATAAAAATGCCAAATAACAAGGGAACTGACTCTCTACCTACACTGAAAATAAACCAACAGTCACTTCATTATCACATGTAATTCCAAAAACACCAGCCCAAATAAACTCAGCAGTGTTCACAAAAATAACAGTCCACTGCTCTTTTGAGATTGGAGCGAGGGAATCCATACACTTCTGAGCTTAACTCATCTAAGATTCAGGATAtaaaaggatgtgtgtgtgtagtatgaaAAATGGGGTGACAATCTTGTATACAGAAAAGATACAGGAACCACCAGACAGGAGAATCTATTTTCTTGAAAAAGATTCTGAGCAATTACAAGAAACTGCATAAAATACTCTCATATAATATTTCTATAGCACTTTAAATTTCTAAAGTATTCCTAAACCCATTTTTACTAATTCCATCTTATATCTGCCCTAGATTTTAATTGggtgctattattttttttaaagattttatttatttgagttcgagagagagagcgagcatgtgcacaagcagggggagcggcaggcagagggagcagtaggctccctgccgagcaaggagcccaatgcagggctcgatcccaggaccctgagatcatgacctggcccgaaggcagccacctacccgagagagccacccaggtgcccttaattGGGTGCTATTATTTACAcaaatttcacaaatgagaaaaagtcAGGGATAGGACTTAAGGATTTTGAAAATCACGCACAGCATAGCACAGCCTGCTGACATGCGCTATACTCAAATGAAGTCTGAGAAGGAGTCTGCAAACATTATGTGGcaagataaaaggagaaaaaccaaagaTCCATAACTAAATGTAGAAAAAGGAAGACTCATTCTAAGTATAGCTGAAAACAACTTCCTTAACCGTAGACTGTAAGACACAAAAGCAATTCCCATACTTGGGACACTTTACAAACGGACTAAATCAATGATGTGCCAGTAAGCCATATGCATCTCTCATACCTTTAATTTCTGTAATTTACAAACATCTCTTTAAGGCATGAATTCGCTCATGtcctttcttctgttctctaACTGTATAACACCTTTTAACAGAACTAGAAAATGACCTcggtattttccatttctttaatattaGTTTTACCAATACCTACTACTCTGTGTCACTAACATCAGTCTCATCACTGTTCAGTTCAGATAAAGCGGTCTCATTACTTATAGTTACCCCATGTTTACAGCTGGCCAGATAGCAAGAGACAATAAACTGTAAACTATTATTTATCTGTAACTTATAAATAATTACCCTTTAACTTTCATCTCATTCAAGGATTGTAATGTTATTAAGATAATAAAAACTTTGGGGAATTCACATTCATACCAGATAGcctctcttccaaataaaagGTATGtgatatatgaaatatctagatctcattttggttttttgacAATTTATGAGATATTGGTAGGAGAATAATTTATTGGTTCCTAGTATTGCCAAGAATAACAGAGTTATATAAACGCATTCCTGGTctaaaaaaacttaaattttaaacattcacaTTTCTTTGGGCCATTCGAAATCCCCAAAGACTTTGTTTGTTTAAAGCATCTTCATATGATGCTTTATACAAGTGttgaaaattatgaataaaactaaaatactaTAATTGAACCATGTTTTTAATGTATCAAATTTTGATTTCTAGAAAGAGAGTGCACAGCAATGATCACATTGAGTAATAAGAGGCCCTACATGCTAACAGAATGTCCCACGCGCTCACTCTTTACCCCTGTTGCTACTCTGACCACAGTTACGCTGGTTACTGTTGTTGCTGACGCTGTGGTATGACTTGGCATATGGATGGGGGCGCTGGCGGGAGGAGGAATGGAGCAGGCAGCAGTCTGCTACACGGGTGGGGAAAACTGAAAACCTGAAGCCTCAAGACCTAAGTAAACAGAAAGTAGAAGTTGCTTTTTCCCTTCCCTGTTATCCCATCTTCAGAGACCGTCACTCATCACTAACAGTCACAGTGTAGTTAGTGGGATTGGAAACTCTAAGAATTTTGCGGGGGTACTAAAAATCACAAGCAATCTACAATTCACACCCACAGATTAGAAGTCACAGAAAAGACAGacggaaataaaaatatttttggccgGCCTGCGATTACACATCACATACGTGACTACTGGATTTCGCGGTCTCTTTTCAAGCCCCTTCACACGCAATACTGGAAGACACTTCAGGTTTGAATCTAGCTCAACTATTCCCAACTTCCATAACCTACAGATTTCTATCACAGCATTTCTAACACTTAAATCGTTTCCCTTCACTAGCCTGAAGACCCTTGAAAGCAGTAAGGAGACTCCCCAGGCTTTGGGTTCTTTGATGCCTGGTGCAGTGTCTGACACATGGTAAACACCTGACAATTGTTGAACACGTG is drawn from Ursus arctos isolate Adak ecotype North America unplaced genomic scaffold, UrsArc2.0 scaffold_36, whole genome shotgun sequence and contains these coding sequences:
- the TTBK2 gene encoding tau-tubulin kinase 2 isoform X3, translating into MQLQGRNLADLRRSQSRGTFTISTTLRLGRQILESIESIHSVGFLHRDIKPSNFAMGRFPSTCRKCYMLDFGLARQFTNSCGDVRPPRAVAGFRGTVRYASINAHRNREMGRHDDLWSLFYMLVEFVVGQLPWRKIKDKEQVGSIKERYDHRLMLKHLPPEFSIFLDHISSLDYFTKPDYQLLTSVFDNSIKTFGVIESDPFDWEKTGTDGSLTTTTTSTTPQLHTRLTPAAIGIANATPIPGDLLRENTDEVFPDEQLSDGENGIPVGVSPDKLPGSLGHPRPQEKDVWEEMDANRNKIKLGICKAATEEENSHGQVNGVLNAPSLGSPIRVRSEITQPDRDIPLVRKLRSIHSFELEKRLTLEPKPDTDKFLETCLEKMQKDSSGGKESVLPALLHKPCVPTVSRTDHIWHYDEEYLPDASKPASANTPEQADGGASNGFIAVNLSSCKQEVDSKEWVIVDKEQDLRDFRTNEALGHKTTGSPSDEEPEVLQVLEESPQDEKLLLGPWAESDQLKKEPSGVVLALSGECPATAASEQYTDRLELQAGAASQFITVTPTSPMEAQAEGPLTAITIPRPSVASTQSTSGSFHYGQQPEKKDLQPVEPTVELYSPRENFSGLVVTEGEPPSGGSRTDLGLQIGHIGHDLLPNIREWDKSQDLGPKDLPDHNRLAEREFESLPRETEEKSNLLGSDNEDEKLSKGQHYIEIASLPGDLVTVERGHSATAEPLDVTKTQTFSVVPNQDKTHEIGKLLAVSSRVIDPHVEGQISQVAAMQKSKLSKDDDIRSEDLPGQQGDLSTFLHQEGKREKMAPRNGELFHCVSESDHCPPSRKDVVRSSFVTRHSRIPVLAQEIDSTFESSSPVSAKEKLLQKKAYQPDLVRLLVEKRQLKSFLGDLSSASDKLLEERLATVPAPFSEEEVFAPFSRLAVDSHLSRSAEDSFLSPIISQSRKSKIPRPVSWVNTDQVSSATSAQFLPRPPPGKPPTRPGVEARLRRYKVLGSSNSDSDLFSRLAQILQNGSQKPRSTAQCKSPGSPHNPKTPPKSPVVPRRSPSASPRSSSLPRTSSSSPSRGGRLHHDQRSSSPHLGRSKSPPSHSGSSSSRRSCQQEHCKPSKNGLKGSSSLHHHSASTKAPPGKSKSATKLSR
- the TTBK2 gene encoding tau-tubulin kinase 2 isoform X4 encodes the protein MGRFPSTCRKCYMLDFGLARQFTNSCGDVRPPRAVAGFRGTVRYASINAHRNREMGRHDDLWSLFYMLVEFVVGQLPWRKIKDKEQVGSIKERYDHRLMLKHLPPEFSIFLDHISSLDYFTKPDYQLLTSVFDNSIKTFGVIESDPFDWEKTGTDGSLTTTTTSTTPQLHTRLTPAAIGIANATPIPGDLLRENTDEVFPDEQLSDGENGIPVGVSPDKLPGSLGHPRPQEKDVWEEMDANRNKIKLGICKAATEEENSHGQVNGVLNAPSLGSPIRVRSEITQPDRDIPLVRKLRSIHSFELEKRLTLEPKPDTDKFLETCLEKMQKDSSGGKESVLPALLHKPCVPTVSRTDHIWHYDEEYLPDASKPASANTPEQADGGASNGFIAVNLSSCKQEVDSKEWVIVDKEQDLRDFRTNEALGHKTTGSPSDEEPEVLQVLEESPQDEKLLLGPWAESDQLKKEPSGVVLALSGECPATAASEQYTDRLELQAGAASQFITVTPTSPMEAQAEGPLTAITIPRPSVASTQSTSGSFHYGQQPEKKDLQPVEPTVELYSPRENFSGLVVTEGEPPSGGSRTDLGLQIGHIGHDLLPNIREWDKSQDLGPKDLPDHNRLAEREFESLPRETEEKSNLLGSDNEDEKLSKGQHYIEIASLPGDLVTVERGHSATAEPLDVTKTQTFSVVPNQDKTHEIGKLLAVSSRVIDPHVEGQISQVAAMQKSKLSKDDDIRSEDLPGQQGDLSTFLHQEGKREKMAPRNGELFHCVSESDHCPPSRKDVVRSSFVTRHSRIPVLAQEIDSTFESSSPVSAKEKLLQKKAYQPDLVRLLVEKRQLKSFLGDLSSASDKLLEERLATVPAPFSEEEVFAPFSRLAVDSHLSRSAEDSFLSPIISQSRKSKIPRPVSWVNTDQVSSATSAQFLPRPPPGKPPTRPGVEARLRRYKVLGSSNSDSDLFSRLAQILQNGSQKPRSTAQCKSPGSPHNPKTPPKSPVVPRRSPSASPRSSSLPRTSSSSPSRGGRLHHDQRSSSPHLGRSKSPPSHSGSSSSRRSCQQEHCKPSKNGLKGSSSLHHHSASTKAPPGKSKSATKLSR